Proteins encoded by one window of Myripristis murdjan chromosome 1, fMyrMur1.1, whole genome shotgun sequence:
- the fam83gb gene encoding protein FAM83G, with protein MALSQIQCLDDHHVNWRVSESKPEFFYSEDQRLALETLIAQGRDAFTDYIQQNGLREFLSEPELERLARTAEAYRPGYEHLQKPETPGPGNTTPGSAEDAGDGAVSLQYWPDKSEASVAELDLGWPEAISYRGVTRVSVHTQPPADGHTHIKEVVRKTIASAQKVIAVVMDVFTDVDIFRDLLDAAYKRKIAVYIIIDMAAVPCFLSMCGRADMHRGHLKNLRVRCCGGVEFYTRSAQKVRGSLSQKFLLVDGDRAISGSYSFTWSSSRLDRNLITVVTGQAVETFDLQFRDLYLISRGVSLSKVPMVDEPIPDPLPQAAPAPVSAAVARKLINPKYALVATGNHASPTSSDQNSSNKHSSSPNPAGLGLIKGRVKEHRAVPPLHPGLANLEKAYLIPYLPTWPEPDPPSDVIGFINIRDEKRANMVHLQRSERFEVSQAIRFSSPFKPSPDDDAHAVGQDAKAAGTAAHPSENTGTAAITLQSNTQPKEKKQTGPNEGNTDAADSGEPPQPPDKTSTQHTPTTKSPTEVLTTSQPKDDAKQTTETDTAAHPPAPPIPKPRTLQLVIDSATSEPSSKPQITLIKKDQSETPAGSSSKAKRKEDVKRGLNRRQSKEEGKDSGSNDDGSQDSTKVICDKAGNDNPSSVSTASEEEFYDCAQPESSNPMANGVSSGSGHGHRQGDGVNMMARLSQSMLDLRAPSQSEDSIALIHQSQQLRRQAHPSPHRHIGQLFQASRSPGRDRQLRAAKVVIAKPGSFHRPTRASGPVIGGHRYWQSQALPADAGQLRLDARSGRSPRRHSPGTRRTDHASPQPPTNPPGVLGVPFSKLSSLRHLRPRGGASQKKTSQPNKVLR; from the exons ATGGCGTTGTCACAGATTCAGTGTCTGGACGATCACCACGTCAACTGGCGCGTGAGTGAGAGCAAACCGGAGTTCTTCTACAGTGAGGACCAGCGGCTGGCGCTCGAGACTCTGATCGCCCAGGGCCGCGACGCGTTCACGGACTACATTCAACAGAATGGCCTGCGCGAGTTTCTGTCGGAACCGGAGCTGGAGCGGCTGGCGCGCACAGCGGAGGCCTACCGGCCCGGGTACGAGCACCTCCAGAAACCAGAGACGCCAGGACCGGGGAACACCACTCCGGGCTCCGCGGAGGACGCGGGGGACGGCGCGGTGTCACTTCAGTACTGGCCCGACAAGTCCGAGGCCTCGGTTGCGGAGCTGGACCTGGGCTGGCCCGAGGCCATCTCTTACCGGGGGGTCACCCGCGTATCCGTGCACACCCAACCTCCGGccgacggacacacacacatcaaggaGGTTGTGCGCAAGACAATTGCATCAGCCCAGAAG GTGATAGCAGTGGTGATGGATGTGTTTACAGATGTAGATATCTTCCGGGACCTGCTGGATGCAGCCTACAAACGCAAAATCGCTGTTTACATTATCATTGACATGGCAGCAGTCCCCTGCTTCCTGTCCATGTGTGGCAGAGCTGATATGCATCGTGGACACCTaaag aaccTGCGTGTGCGCTGCTGTGGAGGTGTGGAGTTCTACACACGTTCGGCTCAGAAGGTGCGTGGTTCTCTAAGCCAGAAGTTCCTCCTGGTAGATGGAGACAGAGCCATCTCTGGCTCATACAG CTTCACCTGGTCGTCCTCGCGTCTGGACCGTAACCTCATCACCGTGGTAACTGGGCAGGCAGTGGAGACCTTTGACCTGCAGTTCCGTGACCTTTACCTGATCTCTAGAGGCGTGTCCCTCAGCAAGGTTCCTATGGTTGATGAACCAATCCCCGACCCCCTCCCTCAAGCAGCCCCTGCTCCAGTGTCAGCTGCTGTTGCCAGGAAGCTCATCAACCCCAAGTATGCCTTGGTTGCCACGGGAAACCATGCAAGCCCCACTTCTTCAGACCAAAATTCAAGTAACAAGCATTCATCCTCCCCAAATCCCGCTGGGCTTGGACTGATAAAAGGGCGTGTTAAGGAGCATAGGGCAGTCCCACCGCTACATCCTGGATTAGCCAATCTAGAGAAAGCATACTTGATCCCGTACCTGCCAACCTGGCCTGAACCAGACCCACCCAGTGATGTTATTGGCTTCATCAATATCAGAGATGAAAAGCGGGCCAATATGGTTCACTTACAGCGATCGGAGAGGTTTGAGGTCAGCCAGGCAATACGCTTTAGCTCACCGTTCAAACCATCCCCCGATGATGATGCTCATGCTGTGGGCCAGGATGCAAAAGCTGCAGGTACAGCTGCACACCCATCTGAGAACACAGGTACAGCTGCAATTACTCTCCAGTCCAACACACAGCCTAAGGAGAAGAAACAGACCGGCCCTAATGAAGGCAACACAGATGCAGCTGATTCTGGAGAGCCTCCTCAGCCACCCGACAAAACTTCAACACAACATACACCTACTACCAAATCACCAACTGAAGTTTTGACCACTTCACAGCCCAAAGACGATGctaaacaaacaacagagacagacactgcTGCTCATCCTCCGGCCCCTCCCATCCCAAAACCCCGCACGCTGCAGTTGGTCATAGACTCGGCCACCTCAGAGCCGTCCAGCAAACCACAGATCACCCTGATTAAAAAGGACCAATCAGAGACCCCAGCTGGCTCCTCCAGCAAAGCGAAACGCAAGGAAGATGTGAAGCGTGGTCTCAACCGCAGACAATCAAAGGAAGAGGGCAAAGACTCTGGTAGCAACGATGATGGTAGCCAAGACAGCACCAAGGTTATATGTGACAAAGCAGGCAATGACAACCCTTCCAGTGTTTCCACAGCATCAGAGGAGGAGTTCTATGATTGTGCCCAACCAGAGTCTAGTAATCCCATGGCCAATGGAGTCTCGTCGGGGTCAGGGCACGGGCATCGCCAAGGAGATGGGGTCAACATGATGGCCCGCCTCTCCCAGAGCATGTTGGATCTCCGAGCTCCCAGCCAGTCAGAGGACAGCATTGCCCTTATCCACCAATCACAACAGCTTCGCAGACAGGCACACCCCTCGCCACACAGGCACATAGGACAG CTGTTCCAGGCTTCCAGATCCCCAGGTCGTGACAGGCAGCTGAGAGCAGCTAAAGTAGTCATTGCCAAACCGGGAAGTTTCCACCGCCCCACCCGAGCATCTGGCCCAGTCATAGGAGGGCACCGTTACTGGCAGAGTCAAGCTCTGCCGGCCGATGCTGGCCAGCTGCGCCTGGATGCACGTTCCGGTCGGTCGCCACGAAGACACAGCCCAGGCACTAGGAGGACAGATCACGCCTCTCCGCAGCCACCAACCAATCCACCAGGGGTGCTAGGAGTGCCTTTCTCAAAGCTGAGCAGCCTGAGACACTTGAGGCCACGTGGAGGAGCGTCGCAGAAGAAAACGTCTCAGCCTAACAAGGTTCTTAGGTAG